Genomic DNA from Amycolatopsis alba DSM 44262:
CCCACCAGCTTCTCGATCTTCTGTACAAGATTCGTACAACCCGACATTTCGGCACCTACTCGCGGTGTCCGCGAGTAGGTGCCGAATGGCGATCAGGCCGAGTAGCCCTTCGGCGGGATCAGGGTGGCGAGCTGGTTGAAGGTGAGCCAGTAGATCTGGTTGCCGCCGAAGTTGGCCGGGTCGGCGATCTTCACCGTCATGTTGTCGCTGTTGTAGCCGATGATCGTGAAGTAGTGGTAGATCGTGTAGTTCGGGTAGCCCGGCGGGTGGTTGTTCGCCGGGGCGACGATGTTCGCGACGAGCGCGTAGCCCTTGTCGACGTCCAGCACGATGTCGCGCCACAGGAGGTCGCGCTGTGCCTGGGTCGGCGGGTCGTTCGGCATCTCCTTGGTCTCGTACCAGCCGCCGCCGATGTGGGCGTTGAGGACGCGGGTGACCTGCCCGATCCAGTCGGTGCCGTTGGTGCTGGTCGGGAGCTCGTTCGCGAGCTGCTGCTGGCTCGGCGGGTTGCCGTTCTTGGCCGAGATGGCGATCCGGGTGGCGGCCGGGCCGCACCAGTACCCGGTCTCCTGGATCTGGTACTGGATGTCGAGTTCGGCGGTCGCCCTGACCCCTTCGACCTTGGCGGGCGGCGCCATCGAGTTCACGAAGCCGGGATCTGCATACTTCTCTTGAGCGACGGCCACCGCCGGAGCGGTGATCAGTGCGGACACCGCGAGCGCGGCGACGACCGCGGTCCTGAGTCGACGCATGGTAATCCTTCCCCAGTTTCACTTTTCAATGGTGAATAGTGAACAGAATTGCCCGTCCGGCGGCTTTTGTCTTGATCTCGACCAGCGCTTTCCCTGATCGGCGCACGACGAAAGTAGGATCGAACAAACGCTCAGGGGGCCTTCGGGCAATAGCGATCGTGCAGGTGATGAAAAACGATCACGAGCAGGCGGGCTCGCGCGGACCGGACAGGCCGGATCTCGGCGGTCCCGACCCCGCGCCCGTCTTCGGCATGCTCTTCGACGCCCACGCGGCCCCGATGCAGCGCTACCTCGCGCGCCGCGTCGGCACCGAGACCGCGCACGACCTCGTCGCCGAGACGTTCCTCGTGGCACTCCGGCGGCGGGAGACGTACCGCCCGGAGGCCGGGACGGCGAGGGCGTGGCTCTACGGCATCGCGACCAACCTGCTCCGGCACCACGTCCGCACGGAGACCCGCGCGCTCAACGCGACGGCCCGGCTCGCGGCCGCCGACCAGGTGGTCTCGGCCGGGCACGACGGCCGCGTCGCCGAGCGAGTCGACGCGCAGTCCCGCGCGGCCTTGCTGGCGGGCG
This window encodes:
- a CDS encoding C39 family peptidase; the encoded protein is MRRLRTAVVAALAVSALITAPAVAVAQEKYADPGFVNSMAPPAKVEGVRATAELDIQYQIQETGYWCGPAATRIAISAKNGNPPSQQQLANELPTSTNGTDWIGQVTRVLNAHIGGGWYETKEMPNDPPTQAQRDLLWRDIVLDVDKGYALVANIVAPANNHPPGYPNYTIYHYFTIIGYNSDNMTVKIADPANFGGNQIYWLTFNQLATLIPPKGYSA
- a CDS encoding RNA polymerase sigma factor codes for the protein MQVMKNDHEQAGSRGPDRPDLGGPDPAPVFGMLFDAHAAPMQRYLARRVGTETAHDLVAETFLVALRRRETYRPEAGTARAWLYGIATNLLRHHVRTETRALNATARLAAADQVVSAGHDGRVAERVDAQSRAALLAGALAELSVADRDTLLLVSWAGLDPGEVAEALGIPAGTVRSRLHRIRRWLRANAPESTKDASSTKEEGESARR